TGCCAACCAGATTCCGGATATCCTGCAGATCGCGACCGCTGACAATCGCCACATCACATCGCTGGGATAGCTGGTTGACGGCATCGCGCATCTTCTGCGAGAGCTGAGCCCATTCGGGACGTTCAACGATAGGGGTGAGGGTTCCGTCGTAATCGAGAAACACCATGCCCCGTTTATTTTGCAACATGTGCTGAATCGTTGCCAGACACTCAAGGGCTGAGGGAAGCGTATGGCTCATGGTTTTATGCGGGGAAAACTCCATAAAAAAACCAATCTTGCAGGAGGTTTATTGAGGTTGCCGGACAGCTAGCGCCCTAAATAGTATCAAACTGTTCGGGTTTTTGGGAAATTGCCTGCACTTTGTGGGTTTTGCATCCGCCGGTAAGGCCCAAAGCCTGCGGACAGCCGGCGAACCTTTGATGACGTGGGGCGTTCTTTGGGCCCTGAATCTTTCCGCGGGGCCTGCGATTCGCTGTCGGCAAAGGCCTCTGTTTACTGTGGCGGTATCTTCATCAGGGGTAGAGCAAAAACAGAAACTCTAAAATATCCGCTTCGTTTCCGCGTCAGGCGTGTTAAATTGTCAAGGACGGCACGGGGTTTCCACGATGATTCTCAAACACAACCAGAAATCTACGAAAGGAAACGGTATGGAGAAGGAAGATTTTATTCTTTTCAGCGGTGGCGCCAATGGAGCGGAAGCGGCTTTCGGCGAAAATGCGGAGCGTTACGGCATCGAAGAAGTTAATTTTACCTTCGAGGGGCACGGCCGGGTACGCGAGCGCGGCCTGCGGTTTCTCAACCATGAGGAGCTTAAGCATGGCGACGTGAGCCTGGAATATGTGTCGCGACTTATGAACCGCCGTTACACCGACAGCCTCAAGATTCGCAAGATTCTGCAAAGTATCTGGTATCAGGTGAACCATGCACAGGAAATTTTTGTCGTCGGGGAGATCCTGCCGGATAAGACCGTCAAGGGCGGTACCGGCTGGGGGGCCGAGTTCGCCAAGCTCTGCAACAAGCCGTTATGGGTTTTCGATCAGAAGCAGAAGACCTGGTTTCGCTGGTCCCATATGGAGTGGGAAGCCTGCTCGCCCGGCGCTGAGCCGATAATCAGTCATGTTCATTTTGCCGGCACGGGAACTCGTTTTCTGGAAGATGCCGGTAAGCAGGCCATCGACGCACTGTTCACACGGTCGTTTTCCCGATAACGCTGCGACAGTCGCCTTGCAAGGCGGGTTTCACGGATAAATAGCCCCGATGCGGAAGCGCTTTTCAGTGCCGTATCGGGGTTTTTTGCGACATGATCGCGGCAAGGCATGCAATCTGCTTGCAACAGTGCAGTGGTCGGGTGCTGCCGATTCGGCGGACGCTGTTTCCCGGTCGCGGTGGAGGATTCCGTAAACGCATGTTTTGTCACAATAAACTGGTCAGGGGGGCTTTGCCCCTGTTAGAATACGTTGTCTTTTAATGATGACCATGCAGTCCGTTGGAATTTAATGCAGCAGTGGTTCGGAAGGTCGGCAGGAATGGAAACCAATAATCTGCTCAAATTGCTCGAACAAATGGAGCCTGGTATTGTCCTGTTCGACAATGAATTCAATATCAGATTTATCAATCAGGCGTTATTGCTGATTTTTCCGCAAATCCCCAAAGACAGGGTTTTCAGTACCAACCTGTTGCAATTACACGAGGACCGGCCTCGCCTGCAGATTCAGGAAGTCTTCCGGTTGATGAAAGATGCCACCCGTCCGGTGCCTTTTACCATCAGGCACATGGGGCGCGATCAACAGGAGCGGTTTTTGTTTCTCAAGCTCATGCCGCTTTTCGATGAGAGCCTGGAGGATGCGGTTAACTGTTGTCTGGTTTATGATGTCACGCCGTTTATTACCACGCCGCAACGGGCATTGATGAAAATACCGGTCGCGACGCCCAGCGGCATCCACTTGATCGATCCCGCCGAAATCGTCTACATCAAGGCCGAAAATGTTTACTGCCGGATCTTTACCGCCAAGGGAGACTACTTTTGTGACCTTTCCCTCGGTGTTATCGAGGAAGGCTTGTCGCCGAAGCAGTTTATCCGTATTCATCGTAGTTTTATCATCAACATCGCCAAGGTGGATAAAATCGATCGGGATGCGCAATCTTTGGCGGTGATCATGGAAGGAAATCAGGCGCGTCTGCCGGTAAGCCGCAATCGCGCCAAAGCCTTTTTGCAGCAGATCGGACTGCGCTAGTCAAATCAGGGGGGTCGATGGCTGTCCCGTGCGATCATATTGAGCGTTGTGCCTTTTTTAAGGAATTCTGCCTGGGGTCGGAAGAAATAAAGTCCGATTGGGTTCGGCTTTTTTGTGGCAGTGAGGAAACCTCGGAGCTTTGCGAGCGCAAAAAGTATCGCCTTGCCAGCGGTGAAGACCCGCCGGTCAATATGTCCCCCACCGGCCGTTTTTTATGAATTTTTTCATCTTAAAGCAGAGCCGTCCATCCGCTTTTGCTGACAACCGTTCACCAAATCATTTCACCGTTGGCCAGCGATCGTTTGCCCCGCCCCCCTGTCCTTCATTAGAATATCGACCATACTTGTCCGTCCGTTCCACACATATCCGCATAAAAAGGAGTCACCATGGGTACCAGACCAGACCAGCGCAGTGTCGATCCGGCCGCTGCGGCAATGCTGAAGATTTCCGATCGCGAGGGGTTCGATACGGCCTGGAGCCGCCTCGAGGCGCAACAGCCGCAGTGCGGATACGGCCAGCTCGGCACCTGTTGTCGTAACTGCAGCATGGGCCCGTGTCGCATCGACCCGTTGGAGGAAGGTCCCCGTCGCGGGGTCTGCGGCGCCAATGCCGACACCATGGTGGCGCGCAACCTGGCGCGCATGGCGGCAGCCGGTGCTTCTGCCCATTCCGATCACGGCCGCAAGGTGGCCTTGCTGCTTAAAGACGTTGCCAGCGGCCGTAATACCGACTACACCATCTTCAATCCCGACAAACTCATGGTGGTTGCCGCTCGCCTGGGTATTGCCACCGAGGGCCGTGAAACGCTGGAGGTTGCAGGGGACGTGGCTGACGTGGCCATCGCCTGTTTCGGTGCCCAGGGTGAAGAGACCATACCTTTTTCCACCAGCTACATGCCTGAAAAGCGTCTGGAATTGCTCAAAGACCTGGAAGGAACCCTGGCGGAAATGACCGGCGCGCGCATCGGTCTGATGCCGCGCGGCATCGACCGCGAGGTGGTCGACATCATGCACCGCACCCATTTTGGCTGCGATGCCGATCCTCTGTCCCTGGTAGCTCAGTCGCTGCGCTGTTCCCTTGGTGACGGTTGGGGAGGTTCCCTGATTGCCACCGAATGCCAGGACATCCTTTTCGGGACGCCAACGGTACGCACCATCAAGGCCAACCTCGGCGTGCTCGATACGGACATGGTTAACCTGGTGGTGCACGGTCATGAGCCGGTGCTGTCGGAAAAGGTGCTGGAGTGGGCGCGTTCCCCGGAGATGACCGAGGCGGCCAGGGCCGTCGGCGCCAAAGGGGTCAATGTCGTCGGTCTATGCTGTACCGGCAACGAACTTCTTATGCGTCAGGGGGTCAACGTCGCCGGCAATCTGTTGCATAGCGAGTTGGCCATCATGACCGGCGCGGTGGAGGCCATGGTGGTCGACGTGCAGTGTATTTTTCCGTCGCTGGCCGATTTGTCGTCCTGTTTCCACACCCGTTTCATCACCACCAGCGAGCAGACCAATATTCCGGGGGCTTTGCATATCCAGTTCGAAGAGCATGACGCCAACGCCATCGCCAGGCGCATCGTCCAGACCGCCATCGATGCTTTTCCCGGCCGCAATGCCGCCAAGGTGTATATCCCGCAGGAGACCGAAGAGGCCATGGTCGGCTTTTCCGTCGAGCAGATCCTGGCGGCGCTGGGCGGCACCCCCGATCCGCTGGTGGAGGTGATCGCCAACGGTACCATCAAGGGTGTGGTCGGTATCGTCGGCTGCAACAACGCCAAGGTGCAGCAGGACTTTTTCCACTTGTCGCTGACCCGCGAACTGATCAAACGCGATATCCTGGTGCTCGGCACCGGGTGTTGGGCCATTGCCGCCGCCAAAGCCGGGCTGATGAACCTCGACGCGCAGCAGCAGGCAGGCCCGGGGCTGAAAGCGGTGTGCGAACAGCTCGGCATCCCGCCGGTACTGCACATGGGCTCCTGCGTCGACTGTTCGCGTATGCTGGTGCTGACCGGTGCGCTGGCCGACCATCTGGGGGTCGATACCGCTGCCCTGCCGGTGGTCGGTTCGGCGCCGGAATGGACCACCGAAAAGGCCGTCGCCATCGGCTCCTACTTCGTCGGCAGCGGTCTGCCGGTGCATCTGTGGCCGGTGCCGCCGATCCTCGGTTCGCCGGTGGTGACCAAGATTCTCACCGAATCGGCCAAGGACCTGCTCGGCGGTTATTTCTTCGTCGAAGAGGACCCGGTCGCGACCGCCGATCGCATGGAGGCGATCATCATGGAAAAACGGGTCGGCCTGGGATTGGAAAAGGAGGCGACATGCAACAGCTAAACGGTTTCCGTGTCGTTATCACCGGCAAGGGCGGTGTGGGTAAAACGACTCTGACCAGCTGCCTGTCGCGCCTGCTCGGGCAGCGCGGCATCAAGGTGCTGGCGGCCGATGAGGATCCGCAGATGAACCTGCCGTATGCTCTCGGCATGCCGCCGCAGCAGGCGGCCGCTATCGTGCCGCTGAGTCAGAATCCCGATTATATCGAGGAAAAGACCGGGGCGCGGCCGGGCAAATCCTTCGGTGCTTTGTTTCGGCTCAATCCGGTGGTCGATGATGTGGTTGAACGGTTTGGCGTGCGCATCGATGACCATCTCGATCTGCTGGTGATGGGGACCGTGGTGCAGGCGGCGGCCGGTTGTCTGTGTTCGGAGAATGTGCTGCTCGATTCGGTGCTGAATTACCTGGCCCTGCGCAACGAGGAGGCCATC
This DNA window, taken from Syntrophotalea carbinolica DSM 2380, encodes the following:
- a CDS encoding PAS domain-containing transcriptional regulator; its protein translation is METNNLLKLLEQMEPGIVLFDNEFNIRFINQALLLIFPQIPKDRVFSTNLLQLHEDRPRLQIQEVFRLMKDATRPVPFTIRHMGRDQQERFLFLKLMPLFDESLEDAVNCCLVYDVTPFITTPQRALMKIPVATPSGIHLIDPAEIVYIKAENVYCRIFTAKGDYFCDLSLGVIEEGLSPKQFIRIHRSFIINIAKVDKIDRDAQSLAVIMEGNQARLPVSRNRAKAFLQQIGLR
- the cooS gene encoding anaerobic carbon-monoxide dehydrogenase catalytic subunit, which translates into the protein MGTRPDQRSVDPAAAAMLKISDREGFDTAWSRLEAQQPQCGYGQLGTCCRNCSMGPCRIDPLEEGPRRGVCGANADTMVARNLARMAAAGASAHSDHGRKVALLLKDVASGRNTDYTIFNPDKLMVVAARLGIATEGRETLEVAGDVADVAIACFGAQGEETIPFSTSYMPEKRLELLKDLEGTLAEMTGARIGLMPRGIDREVVDIMHRTHFGCDADPLSLVAQSLRCSLGDGWGGSLIATECQDILFGTPTVRTIKANLGVLDTDMVNLVVHGHEPVLSEKVLEWARSPEMTEAARAVGAKGVNVVGLCCTGNELLMRQGVNVAGNLLHSELAIMTGAVEAMVVDVQCIFPSLADLSSCFHTRFITTSEQTNIPGALHIQFEEHDANAIARRIVQTAIDAFPGRNAAKVYIPQETEEAMVGFSVEQILAALGGTPDPLVEVIANGTIKGVVGIVGCNNAKVQQDFFHLSLTRELIKRDILVLGTGCWAIAAAKAGLMNLDAQQQAGPGLKAVCEQLGIPPVLHMGSCVDCSRMLVLTGALADHLGVDTAALPVVGSAPEWTTEKAVAIGSYFVGSGLPVHLWPVPPILGSPVVTKILTESAKDLLGGYFFVEEDPVATADRMEAIIMEKRVGLGLEKEATCNS
- a CDS encoding AAA family ATPase produces the protein MQQLNGFRVVITGKGGVGKTTLTSCLSRLLGQRGIKVLAADEDPQMNLPYALGMPPQQAAAIVPLSQNPDYIEEKTGARPGKSFGALFRLNPVVDDVVERFGVRIDDHLDLLVMGTVVQAAAGCLCSENVLLDSVLNYLALRNEEAILLDTQAGVEHFGRALAKGFSQCLVVSDLSFNALAVARHAAELARQLGIARIHLVVNRYRDEAKDKLQRFAEATGTDTAQLFDVIHTLPGEPRFEELEPDVTRILGQDSAYVTGLQALADDMVAFEKQRQEQSVTASVSEESAT